A region from the Desulfomarina profundi genome encodes:
- a CDS encoding O-antigen ligase family protein, whose protein sequence is MANIYMDIYFWRWVRWMNFDNFADKMKTVNGTFGDVGGCNEWAAFFSTYTLLIIALLNKFKRKSINISLKILAIANIIVLLFTFSRGGYAALIAGITYLLIKARKYAYILLLLALPLCYTVVLPEAVVERIQMSFEKNDLGVAADQDIESRVFMWKEAVSMIKKAPVFGHGLLSFRYSHWRNPHNQHLNIFVQGGLIGYLFFIWLFIASFRDSNHLAQTGKNEFSRSFGVGMCAMTVSLFIGNLFGDRWSYYVLTGYYWILNGIVLVLINQSASSTSESESLTL, encoded by the coding sequence GTGGCAAACATCTATATGGACATCTACTTCTGGCGCTGGGTAAGATGGATGAATTTTGATAATTTTGCCGATAAAATGAAAACTGTGAATGGAACTTTCGGCGATGTTGGCGGCTGTAATGAGTGGGCTGCATTTTTTTCAACGTATACATTATTGATCATAGCATTATTAAACAAATTTAAAAGGAAATCGATTAATATTTCATTAAAAATTCTTGCGATCGCAAATATTATTGTTCTGCTGTTTACTTTTTCAAGGGGTGGATATGCAGCCCTTATCGCCGGTATCACCTATCTCTTAATAAAGGCCAGGAAATATGCCTATATCCTGCTTCTCCTGGCATTGCCTCTCTGCTATACAGTAGTCCTCCCCGAAGCGGTTGTTGAACGCATACAGATGTCTTTTGAAAAAAATGACCTGGGAGTTGCGGCAGACCAGGACATTGAAAGCCGAGTGTTTATGTGGAAGGAGGCTGTATCTATGATAAAAAAAGCACCTGTTTTCGGCCATGGGCTGTTAAGTTTCAGATACAGCCACTGGAGAAATCCCCATAATCAGCATTTGAATATTTTTGTCCAGGGAGGTCTTATAGGTTATCTGTTTTTTATATGGTTATTTATTGCCTCATTCAGAGACTCAAACCACCTTGCACAGACAGGAAAAAATGAGTTTTCCCGTTCATTCGGGGTGGGTATGTGCGCCATGACCGTTTCGCTGTTCATAGGAAACCTTTTTGGTGACAGATGGAGTTATTATGTCCTCACAGGATATTACTGGATTTTAAACGGTATTGTCCTGGTTCTCATAAACCAGTCTGCATCTTCCACTTCAGAATCCGAGAGCTTAACATTATGA
- a CDS encoding LbetaH domain-containing protein yields MNKKKYPSLLKLKQDIRRYLTDLDLNLSIKLIFIIDFWPVLLLRLEELTLELNRFPGSLLNIVLLFLRPFIQGMSGTRIFNGAQLGEGFLIHTSVGVVITAEAVIGTNCTVFSGASVVHSANNKGEGAATIGDNVKLMNGCKVIGPVNIGNNVIVASNAVVLQDIPGNSIAVGIPAVIKVKNS; encoded by the coding sequence ATGAATAAAAAAAAATATCCGTCATTACTGAAACTCAAACAGGATATCCGGAGATATCTCACTGACCTTGATTTAAATTTATCAATCAAATTAATTTTTATAATTGACTTCTGGCCTGTATTACTGCTGCGTCTGGAGGAACTGACCCTTGAATTAAACAGATTTCCAGGTTCCTTGCTCAATATTGTCCTCTTGTTTCTCCGTCCATTTATACAGGGAATGTCTGGTACCAGAATCTTTAATGGCGCTCAACTTGGAGAAGGATTTCTTATCCATACAAGCGTTGGCGTCGTAATTACAGCCGAAGCAGTTATTGGTACAAACTGTACTGTCTTTTCAGGAGCCTCAGTGGTTCATTCTGCAAATAACAAGGGAGAAGGCGCTGCAACTATTGGCGATAATGTGAAATTAATGAATGGCTGCAAGGTTATAGGCCCTGTTAATATAGGCAATAATGTTATTGTTGCCAGCAACGCAGTTGTCTTGCAAGACATACCTGGCAATTCAATTGCTGTCGGCATCCCAGCTGTTATTAAGGTTAAAAACAGTTAA
- a CDS encoding glycosyltransferase encodes MSQTRKIKILIITDTRVSGLGGSEKHIRFILDNLDLLTFEFHVAEFQGADSLKTKNDILEEKTWPNVSLIKLDVKRIYGTGALKALFILSRIVRKEKIDITISFHEKSDIINALLFKNKQGKPVKISSRRDMYICPSSFLLNLRKLLSPFYDYITAPCKAILDKVSEIENFPEDRMHVIHNSVDTSFYVPNDKTFLSSHKKAITGKYKIACIGNLKEVKGHRYLLEAFSIFLNEFPESQLLLVGEDNGSENDIINQIKNLSLNKSVFLLGGRTDISSILQECDFIVSASLSEGLSNALLEGLSCGLPIIATDVGGNREIVMDGTNGFLCRPANSAEMADKMLHLCHNCDLFEFSKKSRKMACLKFSTGQLLESYNAFFQKFQI; translated from the coding sequence ATGTCTCAAACCAGGAAAATAAAAATATTAATCATCACCGACACAAGAGTGTCAGGGCTTGGAGGCAGTGAAAAACATATTCGTTTTATCCTCGATAATCTTGACCTTTTGACCTTTGAGTTTCATGTTGCCGAATTTCAGGGAGCAGATTCACTTAAAACAAAAAATGATATTCTAGAAGAAAAAACATGGCCGAATGTCAGCTTGATCAAACTTGATGTTAAACGTATTTATGGCACCGGGGCATTGAAAGCTCTGTTCATCTTGTCCCGAATTGTAAGAAAAGAAAAAATTGATATTACGATATCATTTCATGAAAAATCTGATATTATCAACGCTCTTTTATTCAAAAACAAACAGGGGAAACCTGTAAAAATTTCAAGCAGGAGGGACATGTATATCTGTCCAAGTTCTTTTCTGCTGAACTTACGCAAACTGCTTTCACCATTTTATGACTATATAACTGCACCATGTAAAGCGATTCTTGACAAAGTATCAGAAATCGAAAATTTTCCTGAAGACAGAATGCATGTGATTCACAACAGTGTAGACACTTCTTTTTATGTACCGAATGATAAGACCTTTCTCAGTAGCCACAAGAAAGCTATAACCGGAAAATATAAAATCGCATGCATTGGGAATTTAAAAGAAGTTAAAGGTCATCGTTATCTGCTCGAAGCCTTTTCAATATTCTTAAACGAATTTCCAGAAAGTCAATTACTGCTGGTAGGCGAAGACAATGGAAGTGAGAATGATATAATAAATCAGATCAAAAACCTTTCATTGAACAAATCTGTTTTCTTACTGGGAGGACGCACTGACATAAGCAGTATCCTGCAAGAATGTGATTTCATTGTGTCTGCCTCCCTTTCAGAGGGACTCTCCAATGCACTTCTTGAAGGTTTGTCCTGTGGTCTTCCTATAATTGCTACGGACGTAGGAGGTAATAGAGAAATTGTTATGGATGGTACGAACGGATTCCTTTGTAGACCTGCGAATTCTGCCGAAATGGCAGACAAAATGCTGCATCTTTGTCATAACTGTGATCTTTTTGAGTTCTCCAAAAAATCCAGAAAAATGGCCTGTCTTAAATTCAGTACAGGTCAGCTTCTTGAATCATACAATGCTTTTTTTCAGAAATTTCAGATTTAA
- a CDS encoding glycosyltransferase: MNILFITTKCPLPTNDGHSLRSFNLLKQVAAVHSVHLLSFVKYQQEYDSIPELETICSSVTLLNIPENTSKTTLFRTLILSVFAGKAFVTCKYDTRQMRETIRTKIKEIDLIHFDMLPLAVFLDETNGLPTVLNEHNVESLLLQRRLENEQGIIKKWFFSRQQKLLEQFERNACRNVHSIITCSENDLATLKSFAPQTQIDVVPNGVDTSYFAPLVSEPEEPHSMIFIGGLNWFPNYDALEWFDTCIFPEILNHFPDAHLHIIGIMSDTFPWKHSQATTCYGFVDDIRPYMAKASLFIVPLRIGGGTRLKILNAMAMGKPVISTTIGAEGLGVVSGENILLADDEQSFCKMTKNLFNQSTLRKTLSVNARNFINEHYQWKHIGKKLLNVYNSVSMKKRKFT, encoded by the coding sequence ATGAATATCCTGTTTATCACTACAAAATGTCCATTGCCGACCAACGATGGACATTCTTTACGATCATTTAACCTCTTGAAACAGGTTGCTGCTGTCCACTCTGTCCATCTGTTGAGTTTTGTGAAATATCAACAGGAATATGACTCAATCCCCGAACTGGAAACAATCTGCAGCTCAGTCACATTACTGAATATTCCCGAAAACACTTCAAAAACAACACTCTTCAGGACCCTCATCCTTTCTGTATTTGCAGGAAAAGCATTTGTCACCTGTAAATATGACACACGGCAAATGCGGGAAACTATACGAACAAAAATAAAAGAAATTGATTTAATCCATTTTGACATGCTGCCCCTGGCTGTCTTTCTCGACGAAACCAATGGACTGCCAACTGTCTTGAATGAACATAATGTTGAATCCCTATTACTCCAGCGAAGACTCGAAAATGAACAGGGGATTATAAAAAAATGGTTTTTCAGCAGACAGCAAAAACTCCTGGAGCAATTTGAGCGCAATGCCTGTCGAAATGTTCATTCGATCATTACCTGTTCAGAGAATGACCTTGCTACCCTAAAGAGCTTTGCCCCGCAAACCCAGATAGACGTGGTGCCCAATGGTGTAGACACATCATATTTTGCGCCCCTTGTTTCCGAACCTGAAGAACCTCACAGTATGATTTTTATCGGCGGGCTGAACTGGTTTCCTAACTACGATGCACTGGAATGGTTTGATACCTGTATTTTTCCTGAAATTTTAAATCACTTTCCCGACGCCCATCTGCATATAATCGGAATCATGAGTGATACATTTCCATGGAAACATTCCCAGGCTACCACATGCTATGGCTTTGTTGATGACATTCGCCCCTATATGGCAAAAGCATCACTTTTTATTGTCCCGCTCAGGATTGGCGGTGGCACGCGCCTAAAGATTCTTAATGCCATGGCTATGGGAAAACCTGTAATTTCAACAACAATAGGGGCCGAAGGTCTGGGGGTGGTATCCGGAGAAAATATTCTCCTGGCGGATGATGAACAATCTTTTTGTAAAATGACGAAAAATCTTTTCAATCAATCCACACTAAGGAAAACACTCTCAGTAAACGCCAGGAATTTTATCAATGAACATTACCAGTGGAAGCATATAGGAAAAAAGCTACTCAATGTGTATAATAGTGTTTCCATGAAAAAAAGGAAATTCACGTAA
- a CDS encoding ATP-binding protein — protein sequence MKTLKKVGYYGLADWDFLYDQKQKRFILIDINCRIGMTNQICSDAGVDLIWAAYNSLVHKQVPEGTFSETQKDNLHYINFEWDIGSFYRKKKEGTISDTEWLRSLMRARSYAFFSLQDPLPFLLTTLKIMKIITRKLFIPLH from the coding sequence ATGAAGACTTTGAAAAAGGTTGGTTATTATGGTTTGGCGGACTGGGACTTTCTATATGATCAAAAACAGAAAAGGTTTATACTTATCGATATTAATTGTCGAATCGGTATGACAAATCAAATTTGTTCTGATGCAGGAGTTGACCTGATTTGGGCCGCATACAACAGCCTCGTTCATAAACAGGTGCCGGAGGGTACTTTTTCTGAAACACAGAAAGATAATTTGCACTATATAAATTTTGAGTGGGATATAGGATCATTTTACAGGAAAAAAAAGGAAGGTACCATATCGGATACAGAATGGTTACGGAGTTTAATGAGGGCGCGTTCTTATGCGTTTTTTTCATTACAGGATCCATTACCTTTTCTGTTGACAACATTAAAAATTATGAAAATAATCACCCGAAAATTATTTATCCCTCTGCATTAA
- a CDS encoding YdcF family protein, with product MAVNKLVDFLRASSQILPMSLSVIVFGWFLFFRKKNGKGAALVLTGVFSLYCFSLFPVAAFLLQPLQVHYTRYIPQPDSLNYIVVLGDGIKQIN from the coding sequence ATGGCTGTTAATAAACTGGTAGATTTTTTGCGTGCAAGTTCTCAGATACTCCCCATGTCACTTTCAGTCATTGTTTTTGGATGGTTTTTATTCTTTCGCAAGAAAAATGGCAAAGGTGCTGCACTGGTCCTGACTGGTGTTTTTTCCCTTTACTGCTTCAGTCTTTTTCCTGTAGCTGCTTTCCTGCTTCAGCCCCTGCAGGTTCATTATACCCGATATATCCCACAGCCGGATAGTCTGAATTATATTGTTGTGCTGGGGGATGGCATAAAACAAATCAACTGA
- a CDS encoding IS5 family transposase — translation MIRYKSTRQLGLEGFSLPFGGKLNPENRWVKWSLAIPWDELASGYYKSMSSTQGRPGKDARLVIGAVIIKHKLNLSDEETVLQIQENPYLQYFVGLSSYKDEPPFTASLFVEIRKRMGRKVFLSFEETILSSIEKKRHRKTSKLPGSDDPENHGKMVVDATVAEQAIRYPTDISLLNEAREISEQLIDELYAISSLTKKPRTYRQQARKRYLAISKKRNPGGKLRRKATREQLQYLRRNFRHIEMLLDMIGGRSFPLHHNRQRQYWIIHHLYGQQYRMYKEKKRRCDDRIVSISQPHVRPIVRGKASHKVEFGSKLSVSMVDGIALVDHFGWDAFNESTDLITQIEAYKRRYGCFPEVVLADGIYGTRANRKYMKQNNIRFGGKPLGRPKRQTAGNAEQLKQEKLQRRQDALDRIPIEGKFGQGKNGYRLNYIRARTLKTSEAWINSIFLVMNLMVLLRFCCALLTGVSKKVQQDLFANLLAEALSVFVFQVMRWSTILVPNR, via the coding sequence ATGATTCGATACAAAAGCACGCGGCAACTGGGCTTGGAAGGTTTCAGCCTTCCCTTTGGCGGCAAACTTAATCCTGAAAATCGCTGGGTCAAATGGAGCCTTGCGATTCCCTGGGATGAACTCGCATCCGGCTATTACAAGAGCATGAGCTCTACTCAAGGACGTCCTGGCAAGGACGCCCGTCTTGTGATTGGAGCAGTGATTATAAAGCACAAGCTGAACTTGAGTGATGAGGAAACAGTGTTGCAGATCCAGGAGAATCCGTATCTGCAATATTTTGTAGGTTTGTCCTCATACAAGGACGAACCTCCCTTCACCGCAAGTTTGTTTGTCGAGATCCGAAAAAGGATGGGCAGAAAAGTTTTTTTATCTTTTGAAGAGACCATTCTCAGCAGTATTGAGAAAAAAAGGCACCGGAAAACATCGAAATTACCAGGCTCTGATGATCCTGAGAACCATGGCAAAATGGTGGTTGATGCGACTGTTGCTGAGCAGGCCATTCGTTATCCCACAGACATCAGTCTGCTGAATGAGGCAAGAGAGATATCTGAACAACTGATAGATGAGCTTTACGCTATCAGCTCTTTGACCAAGAAACCGAGAACATACCGTCAACAGGCACGAAAACGATACCTGGCAATTTCAAAGAAACGAAATCCAGGCGGCAAGCTGCGCCGGAAAGCTACCAGGGAGCAGTTGCAGTATTTGCGCAGAAACTTTCGACATATAGAGATGCTGCTCGACATGATCGGTGGCAGGTCCTTCCCGCTGCACCATAACCGGCAGCGGCAGTATTGGATCATCCACCATTTGTATGGACAGCAGTACAGGATGTACAAAGAGAAGAAACGACGTTGTGATGACCGCATCGTTAGTATTTCTCAGCCGCATGTTCGTCCTATTGTTCGCGGCAAAGCAAGCCATAAGGTAGAGTTCGGCTCGAAACTGAGTGTCAGCATGGTTGATGGTATTGCCCTGGTCGACCATTTCGGATGGGATGCCTTTAATGAAAGTACTGACTTGATCACGCAGATTGAAGCGTACAAAAGGCGATATGGGTGTTTCCCGGAAGTTGTTCTTGCCGATGGCATCTATGGCACCAGAGCTAATCGGAAATACATGAAGCAAAACAATATCCGGTTTGGCGGTAAACCTCTTGGTCGTCCCAAGAGACAAACAGCAGGGAATGCAGAGCAACTCAAGCAGGAGAAACTGCAACGAAGACAAGATGCCCTTGATCGAATTCCGATAGAGGGCAAGTTTGGCCAAGGTAAAAATGGCTATCGGCTCAACTATATCCGTGCCAGAACACTGAAAACATCAGAAGCATGGATTAATAGCATTTTCCTGGTGATGAACCTGATGGTTCTGCTCAGGTTTTGCTGTGCTCTGCTAACAGGTGTATCAAAAAAGGTCCAACAAGACCTATTTGCCAACTTGCTGGCCGAAGCATTATCCGTTTTTGTATTTCAGGTTATGCGCTGGAGTACGATCCTTGTGCCAAACAGATGA
- a CDS encoding YdcF family protein, translating to MPLSSQLGDDSLKRLIEAIVIYNQNPGSKLILSGAPPEDDPVSNAEMMARLAEALNVPRSDIAVMPDPTNTMEEARLLKPLLSGKKFVLVTSAFHMTRALKLFTAQGLNPIPAPVDFKILSRVPFSLKPSAKALQTSQIAIHEYLGLAWAWIKKKLT from the coding sequence ATACCTCTTTCAAGTCAACTTGGCGATGATTCATTAAAACGATTAATTGAGGCTATTGTCATCTACAATCAAAACCCGGGAAGTAAACTCATTCTTTCCGGGGCACCACCGGAAGATGACCCTGTCAGCAATGCCGAAATGATGGCTCGACTTGCTGAAGCCCTCAACGTACCTCGAAGCGATATTGCAGTCATGCCGGATCCCACAAATACAATGGAAGAGGCAAGACTTTTAAAACCTCTGCTGAGCGGGAAGAAATTTGTTTTAGTGACTTCAGCTTTCCATATGACCAGGGCTCTCAAGCTGTTTACTGCCCAAGGCCTGAATCCGATACCTGCGCCGGTGGATTTTAAAATTCTCTCCCGAGTCCCTTTTTCTCTGAAGCCGAGCGCAAAAGCCCTGCAGACATCTCAAATAGCAATACATGAATATCTTGGGCTTGCCTGGGCCTGGATCAAAAAGAAGCTTACGTGA
- a CDS encoding oligosaccharide flippase family protein yields MPSLIKKTIRHSSGYLITQILSRLAGFVSFPVVTRLLTVHDYGLLALANTALLFLYAIGKSGIPNSLITQLSEKAHTTTNNIYFNALLTVSGTTLLTCCTYLLFLFIIKHFFSVPVFFYFLPILVIFRNFFAVSLSRLQAREKITQYNILSASLETGSTITVLFFLFLSVPTVDEIFKAKIVFESIFIILALYFPLRLLDKLDRIISKELIKKLLSFGIPLVWLEISMIIMTFGDRYQIGYLNDAKSVGLYTAGYNLAQYMQQIITQPLSLAIYPIYNKLFTEKGETETGLFLDTVLRYYFAVTIPLLIFLTVHAKILLSFLASEKYQAAATVVPIVFLGNLINGAVPIISAGLYLSRNTKILGKITVYAAISNIILNWYFISVFGYVGAAFTTLLSFMFLFLLVKHNADRLLKIKFPVTSCFLYLSFAICAVLPSFLFTETKLLPLILSSIIFILIYSSLTIATDRKLSGYLKNYFFRDKL; encoded by the coding sequence ATGCCGTCACTAATAAAAAAAACTATCCGTCACAGTAGCGGTTATCTAATCACACAAATATTATCGAGACTTGCCGGGTTTGTCTCCTTCCCTGTAGTCACCCGTTTATTAACCGTGCATGATTACGGTCTTCTTGCTCTGGCGAATACTGCTTTATTATTTCTCTATGCAATAGGGAAATCTGGTATTCCAAATTCACTTATTACACAATTATCTGAGAAGGCACATACAACTACCAACAACATTTATTTCAACGCATTATTGACAGTTTCAGGCACAACCTTGCTTACCTGTTGCACCTATCTTCTTTTCTTATTCATTATTAAACATTTTTTCAGTGTTCCGGTTTTTTTCTACTTTCTACCCATTCTCGTGATTTTTCGCAATTTTTTTGCAGTCTCCCTGTCACGGCTTCAAGCTCGTGAAAAAATAACTCAGTACAACATTCTTTCCGCCTCTCTGGAAACGGGATCCACCATTACTGTTCTATTTTTTCTTTTTCTCTCTGTTCCGACTGTAGATGAGATTTTTAAAGCGAAAATCGTTTTTGAGTCTATTTTTATAATACTTGCACTCTATTTTCCCCTTAGACTGCTCGATAAATTAGACAGAATTATTTCAAAAGAACTTATTAAAAAGCTTCTGTCATTCGGGATACCTCTTGTCTGGCTGGAAATCTCGATGATTATTATGACTTTTGGAGACAGGTATCAGATTGGTTATCTGAATGATGCAAAATCAGTAGGTCTTTACACTGCAGGCTATAATCTAGCTCAATATATGCAGCAAATTATCACCCAACCTTTGAGTCTTGCTATTTATCCTATATATAATAAACTTTTTACTGAAAAGGGAGAAACAGAAACAGGCCTGTTTTTAGATACAGTCCTCCGGTATTATTTTGCAGTTACAATTCCTTTACTGATCTTTCTCACAGTCCACGCAAAAATCTTGTTGAGTTTTCTCGCTTCAGAAAAGTATCAAGCTGCAGCAACTGTTGTCCCGATAGTTTTTTTGGGGAACCTCATCAATGGTGCAGTGCCAATAATAAGTGCAGGTCTTTATTTATCAAGAAATACAAAAATTCTTGGAAAAATTACTGTGTATGCAGCAATTAGCAATATAATATTGAACTGGTATTTTATCAGTGTATTCGGGTATGTGGGAGCTGCTTTTACTACTCTACTTTCCTTTATGTTTTTATTTCTTCTCGTCAAACACAATGCAGACCGATTGCTGAAAATCAAATTTCCTGTAACCTCATGCTTCCTTTATCTATCTTTTGCAATCTGTGCTGTTTTACCATCATTTTTATTTACTGAAACAAAACTTCTACCGCTTATTCTCTCTTCTATTATTTTTATCTTAATATACAGCTCATTGACCATTGCAACTGATCGAAAACTATCAGGTTACCTAAAAAATTACTTTTTCAGGGACAAATTATAA
- a CDS encoding polysaccharide deacetylase family protein produces the protein MKYLIKTLILWTASILCRYSGLDTFIRHFRQPSCTILTFHRLGSYDDPLLLSVDLDRFDMIIKTIKYVSEIVSLDSALYILKTSTKRHVYVLTFDDGYADNIVLKTYQKRGIPSIVYLATSHIGKDLLWPQKLTDAVIYSQVNVLNLLDINRQKYQIRTRQQKIFALQEINTWLKTLPNTLLSKQVEEIIKRCSINQLTQAGRMLTWNEVQVLAEAGVTIGAHTMNHAILSQISTLEAKHEIVGSIATICERIHTNTPLDFSYPNGRNIDFNKDTINLVRKAGCKSAVTTVYGINTSSSDILKLKRIPVTMISFLNPFGKFSPSRFLSETSGFMVFIKELMQRDK, from the coding sequence ATGAAATATTTAATCAAAACCTTAATTCTTTGGACAGCATCCATATTGTGTAGATACAGTGGACTTGACACTTTTATACGACATTTCCGCCAACCATCCTGTACGATTTTGACTTTTCATCGTCTCGGGTCTTACGATGACCCTTTATTACTTTCCGTGGATCTTGATCGTTTTGATATGATTATTAAAACAATCAAATATGTATCCGAAATTGTTTCTCTCGACAGCGCATTGTATATTCTCAAGACCTCGACAAAAAGACATGTTTATGTATTAACATTTGACGATGGTTACGCAGACAATATTGTACTGAAAACATATCAGAAGAGGGGAATTCCCTCCATAGTTTACCTGGCAACCAGTCATATCGGCAAGGATTTGCTGTGGCCTCAGAAATTGACTGATGCTGTTATTTATTCCCAGGTTAACGTTCTCAATTTACTTGATATTAATAGGCAGAAGTACCAGATACGTACACGACAGCAGAAAATTTTTGCCTTACAGGAAATAAATACATGGTTGAAAACCCTTCCAAACACTCTTTTATCGAAACAAGTTGAGGAAATCATTAAAAGATGCAGCATCAATCAACTAACTCAGGCTGGTCGTATGTTAACGTGGAATGAGGTGCAGGTTTTAGCTGAAGCTGGTGTAACCATTGGTGCGCATACAATGAATCATGCAATTTTATCTCAAATTTCAACATTGGAAGCAAAGCATGAAATAGTCGGCAGCATTGCAACAATCTGTGAAAGAATTCATACTAACACACCTCTTGATTTTTCCTATCCCAATGGAAGAAATATAGATTTCAACAAAGACACGATCAATTTAGTCAGGAAAGCAGGTTGCAAATCTGCAGTTACAACTGTTTATGGCATCAACACTTCTTCATCTGACATACTGAAACTCAAACGAATCCCTGTAACAATGATTTCATTTCTTAACCCTTTCGGCAAATTTTCACCGAGTAGATTTCTCTCTGAAACCAGTGGCTTTATGGTTTTTATTAAAGAGTTAATGCAGAGGGATAAATAA
- a CDS encoding sulfotransferase family protein: MTALKSPVFVVGCARSGTSLVYSILLASNEFAHYEAETLLLRTCADKYGKLNRERNYNKFIQGWVQSKQFIRSGLNQDRFLLNAPNHSSNYLDFLDFFMTSIAIDQGKFRWAENTPNHILEITNIAKHFPDARFIHVIRDGRAVASSLDKLNWISLKHPALRMISAGIHWKTQVKQGRKQGKKLDRNYMELFYEELIENPEKVLQELSVFTGTTINLQILENNRYSSLKKNNSVYSDNIKSEKNRIFSSSAVDKWKTSLSSEDQAILNTVTGDLLEELGFHVGSKTSVNWSTV; the protein is encoded by the coding sequence ATGACTGCTCTAAAATCTCCTGTTTTTGTTGTTGGATGTGCCCGTTCCGGTACCAGTCTTGTCTACTCAATACTCCTGGCAAGCAATGAATTTGCCCACTATGAAGCTGAAACTCTCTTACTGCGTACCTGTGCCGACAAATATGGAAAATTAAACAGAGAGCGTAATTATAATAAATTTATTCAGGGTTGGGTACAGTCCAAACAATTTATTCGTTCTGGTCTCAACCAGGATCGTTTTTTACTCAACGCTCCGAATCACAGCTCTAATTATCTAGATTTTCTAGATTTTTTTATGACATCCATAGCTATAGATCAGGGAAAATTCCGCTGGGCTGAAAACACTCCTAACCATATCCTGGAAATTACTAATATAGCAAAACACTTCCCCGACGCCAGATTTATCCATGTTATAAGAGATGGAAGGGCAGTTGCATCCTCTCTGGACAAACTCAACTGGATTTCTCTCAAACACCCTGCACTGAGGATGATAAGTGCAGGTATACACTGGAAGACTCAAGTAAAACAGGGAAGAAAACAAGGGAAAAAATTAGACAGAAATTATATGGAGCTCTTTTATGAGGAGCTTATTGAGAATCCGGAAAAAGTTTTACAAGAATTATCCGTTTTTACAGGAACAACAATCAATTTACAAATCTTGGAAAACAACCGATATAGTTCACTGAAAAAAAATAATTCTGTCTACAGTGATAACATAAAATCAGAAAAAAATCGTATTTTTTCAAGTAGCGCTGTTGACAAATGGAAAACAAGCCTCTCTTCTGAAGACCAGGCAATTCTCAACACTGTAACAGGTGATCTGCTGGAGGAGCTTGGCTTTCATGTGGGCTCAAAAACTTCAGTAAACTGGTCTACCGTCTGA